The Pantanalinema sp. DNA segment TCGCGCCGAGATCCCGAAGCGGTCGAACCAGGAAGAGACCTCCCGGGAGCTGACGGCGCGCAGGCGCCGGATGCGCCTGCGCTCGGCGATCAGCCGCGGGAGGGCGAGCAGGGTGTGGAAGTAGGCCCTGAGGAGGATGAGCACCAGGCCGCCGGCCGGCGCCTGCGAGGCGAACTGCCCGCTTGCGCCCTTCTTGGCCAGAACGCCGTAGGCCTGGAGCAGGTACCGCCAGAAGGTGTAACAGGGGCTCAGGAGCAGCATGCCGAGCGGGAAGGTACGCAGGCGGACCCAGAGGTGGTTTCGCTCGACCAGGTACGCCTTGAGCGGCGAGTACTTGCCCGCTGTGGCCGAGTAGTGGTGGTAGACGACGGCGTCAGGCACGTACCAGCAGCGGCCGCCCGAGAGCCGGATGCGCATCCCCAGGTCCATGTCCTCGCAGTAGGCGAAGAACTCGGAAGGGAAGGCCCCGACGCGCTCCAGGGCGCCGCGCCGGTAGAGGCCCGCGCAGCCGCTCGGCGCGAAAACCTCGCGGGCCTCGGCGTAGGCC contains these protein-coding regions:
- a CDS encoding glycosyltransferase family 2 protein, with translation MTVPKVSLIVLNYNGGDYLEACLDSLRAQTYRDFELIVVDNASVDGSWELIEAQRDALGFHAIRNEQNLGYSEGNNVGIRAARGEYVLVLNNDTVCEPAWLETLMREAEARPDWDMFACQIRSFDRRDTLDTIGIIVYRDGMSRGLGRLEPAAAYAEAREVFAPSGCAGLYRRGALERVGAFPSEFFAYCEDMDLGMRIRLSGGRCWYVPDAVVYHHYSATAGKYSPLKAYLVERNHLWVRLRTFPLGMLLLSPCYTFWRYLLQAYGVLAKKGASGQFASQAPAGGLVLILLRAYFHTLLALPRLIAERRRIRRLRAVSSREVSSWFDRFGISARELALKE